In Paenibacillus xylanilyticus, the genomic window ACAGGTCCATCATCCAGTCCTTTTTCCCCCGGTTCATGCCGCCACGATACGGAACAGCCGTGAGTCCGTTGTTGCGAAAATAATTCAGCAGATACTCCTGCGTGGCCCGGTATTCGGTGAAAATGATGACTTTCTCATTCATGTTTCGAATCAGTTCCATCGTTTTCTCGGCCTTCGTATTTTCCTTAATGGCCTTGATATCGGCAACCAGATCCCAAATTTTGTCCCGGAGCGGGGAGTCAAGCGGGAGCTTCTTGGACAGATTGACCAGCGTAACAAATACTGCATCCCGGCTGCTGCACACTTCCCGCTGTAGCGTAACAAGTGAGAGCATGCTGCTCAGGTTTCCACCAGCCTCCTGATATTGATCTTTAACAAAAGAAGTTACCCCATCGTAAAGTGCCTGTTCTTCCGGAGATAGCTGCAAATTCACATTGGAAACATTCCGCTTGGTGAACTGGACTGGTCCTTCGCCACGGCGGTTCCGGATCATGACTTTGGACAATTCGTCCTTGAGCTGTTCCTGGTTTTTGGGGATTCGCTTATCCACGACAAAGTTGGCAGCAAAGTCACCTTGACGACCGAGCTGGCCCGGTTTCAACAAGTTTATTAGATTGAACAGCTCGCTCATGTCATTTTGTACTGGTGTAGCGGTCAGCAGCAGACAATATTTTTTTCGCAGTTTCAGCATGAATTGATAGTTGGTCGTTTTTTTATTTTTGAGTTTGTGGGCTTCGTCAATAATGATCATGTCATAGTCCGTACTCAGCAAGATGTCCTTATGCGGATCTCGCTTAGCCGTATCCATGGAAGCCACAACCACTTCATTTTGCCAGGAATAGGCCTTTTTCTGCGCAACGGCGGGAATGCCAAACTTTGAATTTAGCTCTCTTACCCATTGGAGTACAAGGGATGCAGGCACGAGTATGAGAACCTTGGATACGAGACCGCGGACCATATATTCTTTCAAAATCAGACCGGCTTCTATGGTTTTTCCCAGACCAACCTCATCAGCAAGAATGGCACGGCCTGACATTTCAAATAATACTTTGCGTGCAGTGTCCATCTGGTGCGGAAGCGGGGTCAGTCCCTGCAAATGCTTCAGACACTGTATTTCATCAAAATTGGGAATCAGATTGGTCTCTTCCGCTTGAATGCCGAGCTGAAAGAGTCTGTAATCTCCCCAAGGACCGCCTTTATCGAGCCGTGACTCCAGTTGGGTCAGCCAGCTGCGATCGATTTCGAGCGGAACGGGCAGTTCTGCTGCAGGTTGATTCATGTGAAGCGGATGTTTCCGGTTCATGGTGATGCCTCCCCTGCCATACATGATGACGTTTTATTCGTAGGTCATAGTATGGACGAATGAGAGGCAGTTCATAACCAACCTTCAAATAAGGTGCGAATCCGAGCTGTTATGTCCCAAAAAAATTCACAAATTTTGAATGAGAGAGTCTGATGGCGTATGAGCGAGCTAGTCCAAGTACAGGGCGAATAGAAAGGACAGCTGTGACTTAAGTCACATGGAAAATCAATATATGGTGTACTATACTGAATATAAATCACTATATGTGGTGTTTTGGCATAATTTAAACACATAATAGAAATGTAATGGGATTTTTGGGGAGGCTGTCAAACATAATGAATTCGAACAAATTGTCGCACAAGTTGGAAGGACTAAGTGAAAAAATATTTTTGGACCGTTATGCCTGGAAGGATGCCGATTCAAACCATGCCAAGGTAGGAGATGTTGTACTTGTTCTGACGAAAGATGACCCGAAGTTTCCGACAAAGGAAGTGGGGGAAATCATCGAACGGCAGGGTCAGACGGTGAAAGTGAAGACTCGCAGTGGAGAAACGATCCAGACGGAAGTGGAGAAGCTGACACTTAATATAGAAAAAACACCGGAGGAGATGTGGGACCGGCTTGCAAGAGCGATGGCATCTGTAGAATCCACTCCAGAAGAACAGCAAAAATGGCAATCCAAGTTCCGGGCTGTACTGGACGATTGGAAGCTGGTTCCGGGGGGCCGAATTGCTGCTGGTGCGGGTGCTAGCGATGAGCTGACCCTCTTTAACTGTTATGTTATACCTTCTCCACAGGACAGTCGGGGTGGCATCATGAAAACGTTGACTGAAATGACAGAGATTATGGCTCGCGGTGGCGGTGTTGGCATCAACTTGTCGTCACTCCGTCCACGTCGTGCAGTTGTTAAAGGGGTCAATGGATCTTCCAGCGGTTCGGTATCCTGGGGCGGCTTATTCAGTTATACCACTGGACTGATTGAACAGGGAGGCAGCCGCCGGGGAGCACTTATGCTGATGATGAACGACTGGCATCCGGATGTGATGGATTTTATTACGGTCAAACAAACGATGGGGCAGGTTACCAATGCCAATCTGTCCGTATGTGTGAGCAACGCATTTATGGAAGCCGTCAAACAGGACGGGGACTGGGAACTTGTTTTTCCGGATACGAGCGACCCCGAGTATGATAACGAGTGGAATGGGGATCTGCAGCAATGGAGGGAAGCCGGGCGCCGGGTTATCCATTACCGCACAGTAAAGGCCCGGGAAATATGGCGTACAATTATCGAATCAGCCTGGAAATCAGCAGAGCCGGGTGTTGTCTTTATGGAGTATTACAATCAGATGTCCAACAGCTGGTATTTTAATCCGATTATATGTACCAATCCATGCGGCGAACAAGGCCTGCCAGGATGGGGCGTCTGCAATCTATCGGCGATCAACTTATCCAAATTTTACGATGAAACCAGCCATGATGTAGCGTGGCAGGAGCTTGCGGAGACAACACGCATTTCAGCCAGATTTTTGGACAATGTGATTGATGCGACACCTTATCATTTTGAGGAAAATCAGAAGAATCAGCAGCGGGAGCGCCGGGTTGGTCTTGGCACGATGGGTCTCGCAGAGCTGATGATTAAACTACGCATCCGGTACGGCAGCCCGGAGTCGCTGGAATTTCTGGATAAACTGTATGGCTTTATCGCAAAAGAAGCATACCTCGCATCAGCAGAGATTGCGGCCGAGAAGGGAGCATTTCCTGCCTTTGAAGTGGAGCCGTATTTACAGAGCGGATTCATGAAAAATCTGGTCGGGACTTATCCGGAAGTGGGAGAGGCCATCCGCAAGCAAGGCGTTCGTAATGTAACGCTAATTACGCAGGCCCCAACAGGAAGTACCGGAACGATGGTGGGTACGTCGACAGGGATCGAACCTTACTTTGCTTTTAAATATTTCCGTCAAAGCCGCCTCGGTTACGATGAGCAGTTCGTCCCTATTGCCCAAGAGTGGCTGGATGAACACCCTGGAGAGGAACTTCCTGACTATTATGTAACGGCGATGGATCTGTCAGCAGAAAATCATATTCGGGTACAGGCAGCGATTCAACGATGGGTGGACAGCTCCATTTCGAAGACGGCCAACTGTCCGGCTGATTTTACGGTTGAAGATACAGCACAGTTGTATGAGCTTGCTTTTGATCTCGGTTGTAAGGGAGTCACGATCTACCGGGACGGCAGCCGCGATGTACAGGTCCTATCCACCACGAAGAAGGAAGAGGGGAAGAGCGAAGTAAGCGATCAAACAAGTGTGACAGAAACGGTAAAAGATACGGTAAAAGAAACAAGTGCTGCAAACGAAACGATAGCCTTTTCGTCCGCACCTCAAGAGACAGAAACCGAGACCGAGGGCAAAACAAGCGCGGCGGCTTCGTCTGCTGCCAAAGTACTGGATAAACAGTACAAGAGTCGTCCGCAGGTGCTGAGGGGAGCAACGTACAAAATAAATACTCCGTTTGGCATGGCTTATATTACGATTAACGACCTTGGGGGCATTCCGGCGGAGATCTTCCTGAACGTGGGTAAAGCAGGTTCGGATGTATTCGCCATGGCGGAAGCGCTGGGAAGAGTATGCTCCCTGTTCCTGCGATATGGTGATCACGGACATAAAGTGGAGCTTCTTATCAAACATCTCAAAGGCATCGGTGGTTCGGGAGCGATTGGCTTTGGTGTGAACCGGGTAGAGTCCATCGCAGACGCAGTAGCGAAGGCGCTCGAGAGTCATGTACAGAGCACCCCTCAAGAGAGTGTATCTACTAATGAAGAGGCAGGCCAGAGTTTGGATCGAATTTCTGAATCGGTGATTGTGGACGAACCGTTATTAACCTATACAGCGTCGAGAGATTTGTGTCCTTCCTGTGGTTCAGCTTCATTGATTAATATTGAAGGCTGCAAGACTTGCAGCCAATGTGGATATAGCAAATGTAATTAGAGGGATAGACATCAGCCAGGTTGAGTGCTGAGAAACATACTGTAAGGGTGACCAGCACTTTGGTCGCCCTTTTTGTATGAGCTGACGTAGACTCAGCGGGTTTCAAGGGATGATTACAACTTGAAGATTCCGGGAATGAAGAAAGGACTCGTCCTTTTCACCTCCAGAGTCCTAGGCACCTAGAAGCATTTATGGGCAAAACTTTCAATCCGGCGGGGGATAGGTTTATAATGGATTGTGGCTGCTGAGGAAGTGGGCGGTCTTTTTGTATTGATATGGCAGTGAGGTAATATTAACCAGCCCAAGAAAAAGACTGTATTAAACGACAATTTTGGAGTATGATTTTACAGCTATATAAGCTGGCAGGAAAGGTTACATCGTTTCACCACTTTGTAACTACTGCTGTAATTTATCTCACTGCGCTTGAGCGTATAATGCTAAACGTGAGTGTTGATCGATATATTGGAAATGAATGACGAAAGGTGCAATACGTATGTTAATGACAACCAGAATCACGATGCGAAGCCAAGTTGATTTGCAACTGCCCCAGACATCCACGATGTGGGCCCGAAGCAACAAGGAGGGGCGCGAATGTCACAAACGTTGAACAACAGGCGTCATATGAACGGACTGGATGGCTTGCGGGCCATTGCCGTGCTTGCTGTGATTGGGTATCATCTTAATCTGAGTTTTATTCCCGGCGGTTTGCTCGGTGTAGGCATATTCTTTGTTTTATCAGGTTATCTGATTACAGATATTCTTGTGTCCCAATGGCAGGAACATGGACGCATTTCACTCGGTGATTTTTGGGTGAGACGAATCAGGCGTCTCGTGCCTGGCATGCTCACCATGACTGCAGTGGTAATGATTTGGCTTCTTTTCACAGATCCTTCCCGGCTTGCTGCCCTGCGTGGGGATGTTATAGCGGGTGTATTATACATAAGCAATTGGTGGTATATCTTCCACGATGTATCCTATTTTGATAGTTTCGGTCCTCCATCACCGTTCGGACATTTCTGGTCACTTGCAGTGGAAGAGCAGTTTTATCTGGTGTGGCCGCTGCTCCTTGTCCTTTCCATTAAGCTGTTCAAAAGGAAGGGATGGCTCGTTGTTTTCATTGTCGTGGCCGCTGAGTTATCTGCTGGTGCAATGGCTATCATATATAATCCGAATTTGGACCCGAGCCGTGTATACTATGGTACGGATACGCGTGCTTTTGCCTTGCTGGCCGGAGCTGCACTGGCTGTTGTATGGCCAAGCCGCAAACTATCCTCCACCCTTGCGAACCTTAATCGTGCGGTGCTCGATGTATCAGGCTTGGCAGCGCTGGCCCTGCTGGTCTACATGATGCTGAACAGCAGTGAATATGAACCTTCGCTCTACCAAGGGGGGATGGTACTTCAAGCCATAGCTACTACGCTGCTGGTCGCTGTGTTGGCTCACCCCTCTTCGATGCTGGGACGCCTGATTGGTGCAAAACCGCTGCGATGGATTGGGGAGCGTTCCTATGGGCTCTATCTCTGGCATTATCCTGTAATTGTTCTGACAAGTCCTGTGGTCGATACGGGAGGTTTACATCCGGTTCGAATGATTCTACAGGTGACAGCAACTGTAGTGCTGGCTTCATTATCATTAAAGTTTATTGAGAATCCAATCCGCTATAACGGATTCCGTGACACCTGGTCCCGGCTATGGGGTAGAGGGCGGAACGGTATTGGTACACATCAGATATGGTTGAAGCGGGGTGGATTGGTGATGTCTGTTCTGTTTATGTGCTTCACCGTGTCACAGATGATGATTTCTTCTGCGGCGAACTCCGATTCACATTCTGCATCGATGTCTACCACATTAAATGGAGAACATGCTGTGCATGAAGAGATAGGACAGGATGTTCTTCCGGCTCCCGTTGATACTGCAGGTTCCGGCCAGAAGCCGGCACCGCAGAAGAACGATAAGCCTGCAGGTGACGGTGGCAATCAGCAAGACAAGCCAGCAGAGCAGACGTCGAAGCCGGATACGCCTTCCCAATCGGAAGAACCGGCATCCGATGAAGGAGATGGAACGGCTGCTGATGAGCCGAACCAGACTGCTGAAGACGCTGCTGGAAATACGGATCATGCCGATAATGACGAGACTGATACAGGGGACAACCCGAATCAACCGGGAGATGCTTCGCAAGAGAATGGAGACCAAGCGCCTCCTGCTGAAGACGGCAAGATCCACTATACCGTGATAGGGGATTCGGTCATCTTGGATGCCAAGCCTTACTTGGAGCAGCATATGTCCGGGGTACACGTGGACGGTCATGTTGGCCGTCAGATGTGGGAGGCAGCCGATGTCCTGGATGGGCTGAAACGAAACGATCAACTGGGCAGTCAGGTCGTACTTGAACTTGGAACCAACGGTTCATTCAATTCCAAAAGCCTAAATTCAGTGCTTGATTACCTTAAGGATGAGAATCATGTATATTTGGTTACTGTACGTGTCCCACGTCCTTGGGAACGAACGGTTAACAGAGCACTGAACGAAGCAGCCTCATCTTACAGTAATGTTTCCCTCATTGACTGGAACGGTGCAAGCGAGGGACACAACGAGTATTTTGAAAAAGATGGCGTACATTTGACGAAGGAAGGCTCGGAAGCTTTCGCAGCACTTATCAAAAGCAGCATGAAATAAATTGAACTAATTCTTTTTCATAATAAATAGATTGTTTGCTTATAGAGCTCTCACGTCGAGAGCTCTTTTTGTTCTAATTATGCTAGTAGGCATCCGATATTTTTCACCCCTCCATCCGTGGATCGTCACCTTACGTTATGATAGCGTTACCATTTACAATGAGGGTATTCAATTAGCCAAGGGGGAGTATAGAGATGTTAAGAAGATGGCTTTCGGGTTTTGTGGCAATTGCCTTGTTTTCGATGGTACTCGCGGCCTGCAGTGGCGGTGATGCTTCGGAAGGAACGGGCAGCAATGATAAAGTCACGGTTACGCTGTGGCATAACTGGACCGGACAGGATGCAAAGGCAGTAGCCATGCGAAAAATCATTGAAGATTTCCGGGCAGCACATCCAGATATTGAAGTGGTGGATGAGGGCTTGCCGACAGACGGCCTTAAAACAAGGCTTCGTACCGTAGCGGCTGCGAATGAAATGCCGGACCTGTTTGTCATGTGGCCGGATGCCATGACGAAAGAGTTTGTAAAAGGTGATCTGCTTCAGCCTATTAACACAGAGCTGGACGCGAAGCCGGAATGGAAGGACAACTTCATCCCGAACGCTCTGGATGGATATACGGTTGACGGGAACATCTACTCCGTACCGATGAATCTGGCGCCAAGTTCCTTCATTTATTACAACGAGGCACTGTTTAAACAGTACAATGTCAAAGTTCCTGAAACGTGGGCTGAATTGGAACAGGCCATTGCAACGTTTAATGAAAATAAGG contains:
- a CDS encoding DEAD/DEAH box helicase, with product MNRKHPLHMNQPAAELPVPLEIDRSWLTQLESRLDKGGPWGDYRLFQLGIQAEETNLIPNFDEIQCLKHLQGLTPLPHQMDTARKVLFEMSGRAILADEVGLGKTIEAGLILKEYMVRGLVSKVLILVPASLVLQWVRELNSKFGIPAVAQKKAYSWQNEVVVASMDTAKRDPHKDILLSTDYDMIIIDEAHKLKNKKTTNYQFMLKLRKKYCLLLTATPVQNDMSELFNLINLLKPGQLGRQGDFAANFVVDKRIPKNQEQLKDELSKVMIRNRRGEGPVQFTKRNVSNVNLQLSPEEQALYDGVTSFVKDQYQEAGGNLSSMLSLVTLQREVCSSRDAVFVTLVNLSKKLPLDSPLRDKIWDLVADIKAIKENTKAEKTMELIRNMNEKVIIFTEYRATQEYLLNYFRNNGLTAVPYRGGMNRGKKDWMMDLFRGRVQAMIATEAGGEGINLQFCHHMINFDLPWNPMRVEQRIGRVHRLGQQNDVNIYNLSTTGTIEEHILNLLHEKINMFEMVIGGLDVILERLEKKESIEKSLYKIMLESQNEDDIRRKMDSLGQSLNSIQREVADEVPTVSLLDLGKGGH
- a CDS encoding adenosylcobalamin-dependent ribonucleoside-diphosphate reductase translates to MNSNKLSHKLEGLSEKIFLDRYAWKDADSNHAKVGDVVLVLTKDDPKFPTKEVGEIIERQGQTVKVKTRSGETIQTEVEKLTLNIEKTPEEMWDRLARAMASVESTPEEQQKWQSKFRAVLDDWKLVPGGRIAAGAGASDELTLFNCYVIPSPQDSRGGIMKTLTEMTEIMARGGGVGINLSSLRPRRAVVKGVNGSSSGSVSWGGLFSYTTGLIEQGGSRRGALMLMMNDWHPDVMDFITVKQTMGQVTNANLSVCVSNAFMEAVKQDGDWELVFPDTSDPEYDNEWNGDLQQWREAGRRVIHYRTVKAREIWRTIIESAWKSAEPGVVFMEYYNQMSNSWYFNPIICTNPCGEQGLPGWGVCNLSAINLSKFYDETSHDVAWQELAETTRISARFLDNVIDATPYHFEENQKNQQRERRVGLGTMGLAELMIKLRIRYGSPESLEFLDKLYGFIAKEAYLASAEIAAEKGAFPAFEVEPYLQSGFMKNLVGTYPEVGEAIRKQGVRNVTLITQAPTGSTGTMVGTSTGIEPYFAFKYFRQSRLGYDEQFVPIAQEWLDEHPGEELPDYYVTAMDLSAENHIRVQAAIQRWVDSSISKTANCPADFTVEDTAQLYELAFDLGCKGVTIYRDGSRDVQVLSTTKKEEGKSEVSDQTSVTETVKDTVKETSAANETIAFSSAPQETETETEGKTSAAASSAAKVLDKQYKSRPQVLRGATYKINTPFGMAYITINDLGGIPAEIFLNVGKAGSDVFAMAEALGRVCSLFLRYGDHGHKVELLIKHLKGIGGSGAIGFGVNRVESIADAVAKALESHVQSTPQESVSTNEEAGQSLDRISESVIVDEPLLTYTASRDLCPSCGSASLINIEGCKTCSQCGYSKCN
- a CDS encoding acyltransferase family protein; translation: MSQTLNNRRHMNGLDGLRAIAVLAVIGYHLNLSFIPGGLLGVGIFFVLSGYLITDILVSQWQEHGRISLGDFWVRRIRRLVPGMLTMTAVVMIWLLFTDPSRLAALRGDVIAGVLYISNWWYIFHDVSYFDSFGPPSPFGHFWSLAVEEQFYLVWPLLLVLSIKLFKRKGWLVVFIVVAAELSAGAMAIIYNPNLDPSRVYYGTDTRAFALLAGAALAVVWPSRKLSSTLANLNRAVLDVSGLAALALLVYMMLNSSEYEPSLYQGGMVLQAIATTLLVAVLAHPSSMLGRLIGAKPLRWIGERSYGLYLWHYPVIVLTSPVVDTGGLHPVRMILQVTATVVLASLSLKFIENPIRYNGFRDTWSRLWGRGRNGIGTHQIWLKRGGLVMSVLFMCFTVSQMMISSAANSDSHSASMSTTLNGEHAVHEEIGQDVLPAPVDTAGSGQKPAPQKNDKPAGDGGNQQDKPAEQTSKPDTPSQSEEPASDEGDGTAADEPNQTAEDAAGNTDHADNDETDTGDNPNQPGDASQENGDQAPPAEDGKIHYTVIGDSVILDAKPYLEQHMSGVHVDGHVGRQMWEAADVLDGLKRNDQLGSQVVLELGTNGSFNSKSLNSVLDYLKDENHVYLVTVRVPRPWERTVNRALNEAASSYSNVSLIDWNGASEGHNEYFEKDGVHLTKEGSEAFAALIKSSMK